The Glandiceps talaboti chromosome 9, keGlaTala1.1, whole genome shotgun sequence genome window below encodes:
- the LOC144439978 gene encoding beta-1,3-galactosyltransferase 2-like: protein MSTPMLSTGFRNTTVETRIDTQTTESGKRTLPSNISLVKDCRHDNLSTFWTVFKNHTCQDNISDDILYEQGNTTLRNGSLNNFSNNYMVHNSNICNNGLATETSNGELLLLMVTPTLLGKSEVRQAIRETRGTVKELSGYRIVQVFITGISSSDSVISLEKVSNEYDRFGDIVFVDMKETYRNLVNKTILIMHWAALYCPNAKYVMKVDDDVYVNMVNLVHMLESSPRNGFVVAAVREHTSPIRTKNSKWYVSEEDWPEKLYPPYPNGHAYVMSCDVTRDIYLHALNTPLFVWEDVYVGVVLNKIGIKPTPNTGFDNLSTKRKLCELQEVITSHSFDAAKLYNTWNGFSKYEDFLACGNTTRNISKGSLYVNKGKVIGLNKPFFIQYPEVCHNTIDERKPFTLDLIIVVMSKATNALHRKSIRETWGKQHSGNVRIETVFFIGDNSTDLNIRTNVLIEADVYHDVIMMNLNDDDKYSAVKILAALKWVEKCRNAAYVMKVQDNTYVNIENVIELIQNAPYRDFYAGDVRIEKRNERTSHISFPVTLRCHR, encoded by the exons atgagtacGCCAATGTTGTCAACAGGATTTAGAAATACCACAGTGGAGACAAGAATCGATACACAAACAACTGAAAGTGGAAAAAGAACACTACCTTCAAATATAAGCCTCGTCAAAGATTGTCGTCATGACAACCTGTCCACATTTTGGACAGtctttaaaaatcatacatgtCAGGACAACATTTCAGACGACATTTTATACGAACAAGGTAACACGACTCTGCGAAATGGAAGTCTTAACAATTTTTCGAACAATTACATGGTACATAATtccaatatatgtaataatggtTTAGCCACAGAGACATCTAACGGTGAATTACTGCTGTTGATGGTAACGCCTACACTATTAGGCAAGTCCGAGGTGAGACAAGCCATTCGTGAGACTAGAGGTACGGTCAAGGAATTATCAGGATACCGTATTGTgcaagtgttcattacggggATTTCAAGCTCTGATTCTGTAATATCTCTGGAAAAAGTAAGCAATGAATATGATCGGTTTGGTGACATCGTGTTTGTTGATATGAAAGAGACATATCGGAATCTGGTCAATAAGACAATTCTGATAATGCATTGGGCTGCTTTATATTGCCCCAATGCCAAATATGTGATGAAGGTTGATGACGATGTTTATGTTAATATGGTCAACCTCGTTCACATGCTTGAGTCTTCTCCAAGAAATGGATTCGTCGTTGCTGCAGTCCGTGAACATACATCACCCATACGAACAAAGAACAGTAAGTGGTACGTAAGCGAAGAAGATTGGCCAGAGAAATTGTACCCTCCCTATCCCAATGGACATGCctatgtgatgtcatgtgacGTCACAAGAGACATTTACTTACATGCCTTAAACACACCATTGTTTGTATGGGAAGATGTGTATGTCGGAGTTGTGTTGAACAAAATCGGCATTAAACCAACCCCAAACACTGGATTTGATAACTTATCAACGAAACGAAAGCTGTGTGAATTACAGGAAGTAATAACTTCTCATAGTTTTGACGCTGCTAAACTGTATAACACTTGGAATGGCTTTTCAAAATATGAGGATTTCTTAGCTTGTGGAAATACTACAAGAAATATCTCAAAGGGGAGTCTTTATGTCAATAAAGGCAAGGTAATTGGACTTAATAAACCATTTTTCATACAGTATCCAGAGGTTTGTCACAACACAATTGATGAAAGGAAACCATTTACCCTTGACCTCATCATAGTTGTAATGTCGAAAGCCACTAATGCTCTCCACAGGAAATCGATTCGTGAAACTTGGGGAAAACAGCACAGTGGCAATGTCAGGATAGAGACAGTGTTTTTCATTGGTGACAATTCTACAGATTTGAACATACGGACAAATGTTTTGATTGAAGCTGATGTCTATCATGACGTCATAATGATGAATCTTAATGACGATGATAAATATTCTGCGGTGAAAATTTTAGCTGCTTTAAAATGGGTCGAGAAGTGTAGGAACGCAGCATACGTTATGAAGGTTCAAGATAATACATATGTGAACATTGAAAATGTGATCGAACTTATCCAAAATGCACCATATAGAGATTTCTATGCTGGTGATGTTCGAATAGAGAAGCGAAACGAACGAA CTTCACATATCTCCTTTCCCGTTACTTTACGCTGTCACCGATAA
- the LOC144440144 gene encoding beta-1,3-galactosyltransferase 9-like yields the protein MYDYQMAKQNISNPNGTKCQHFQKNNYANLAVTHVYGVPVSNKVYNMKNSVISAPSSCQNGVDPIQLIILVFTHPVNYRNRMVARLTWKRSRPFSDQQIVVKFVMGHSEDKNINEVTDKESILYNDVIKVDLIDKPENETLKHLLAFKWTAQFCSSNFVMKILDNVFISSGNLVGYLSSLTTKSQFVACPKVNNGSKPIREKGNTWYVSEEEWQSENYPPYCANAMFIMSMDVTKSVVEHLSERKLFRFTDVQLGDIHEKIGITPIEDEKLSHHQLRPNEIDTLLDDLCTSSSSQSVFTNFNDIVREGILKEFLADSRPNCTKKISESAKYRNHVSFSRTVGTRGGSTKFQYILNTPDRCLRHKKSLHLFIMIMTKPENENFRTQIRSTWASQRALQSTGVDYAFVVGNSSNALQSYIVDEAMKYLDIISGDFEDTFHNQTLKTVFALQWASKFCNNTNYLLKTGDDMFINVAKIMSFLGNGLMEANGLVLGNVLRNTVPIRNPTNIYYTSIEIYPNNTYPEYPSGAAYMMSSDVVRKVYDASSNIPLFPWEDVYIGLVLRNLSIQTRQQSNFLLQPVTKIPDVCYMRNLFNWNVLTPIDMKNSFIQLQNSGNVSCFENDTVINNPLLVQT from the coding sequence ATGTATGACTATCAAATGGCAAAACAAAATATCTCAAATCCAAATGgtacaaaatgtcaacatttccAGAAAAATAACTATGCGAACTTAGCTGttacacatgtatatggtgTTCCTGTAAGCAACAAAGtgtacaatatgaaaaacaGTGTCATAAGTGCACCTTCAAGTTGTCAAAATGGCGTTGATCCTATACAGCTCATTATACTTGTATTTACACACCCTGTAAACTACAGAAACCGAATGGTAGCACGTCTGACATGGAAACGAAGTCGACCATTCTCTGACCAACAAATTGTTGTCAAATTTGTGATGGGTCATTCGGAAGACAAGAATATAAATGAAGTAACAGACAAAGAAAGCATCCtgtataatgacgtcattaaagTTGACCTAATTGACAAACCTGAAAATGAAACGCTTAAACATCTTTTAGCATTTAAGTGGACGGCACAGTTTTGTTCTTCaaattttgtgatgaaaatcCTTGACAATGTATTCATAAGCTCAGGAAATTTAGTAGGCTATCTGTCATCACTCACGACCAAGTCACAATTTGTGGCCTGCCCCAAAGTTAACAATGGTTCAAAACCTATCAGAGAAAAGGGTAACACTTGGTACGTGTCCGAAGAAGAGTGGCAGAGTGAGAATTACCCACCATATTGTGCAAATGCAATGTTTATCATGTCAATGGATGTTACTAAGTCGGTTGTTGAACATTTGTCAGAAAGAAAACTGTTTCGATTTACCGATGTTCAACTTGGTGATATTCATGAAAAGATTGGAATAACTCCAATTGAGGATGAAAAACTCTCACATCATCAGCTACGACCAAATGAAATTGACACGTTATTAGATGATTTGTGTACTTCCTCTTCCTCACAATCTGTGTTTACTAACTTCAATGATATTGTTCGAGAAGGCATATTGAAAGAGTTCCTTGCTGATAGTCGTCCAAATTGCACTAAAAAAATCAGCGAATCGGCAAAATATCGTAATcatgtttcattttcaagaaCGGTTGGAACACGTGGTGGTTCTactaaatttcaatatattttaaacACACCAGATCGTTGCCTACGTCACAAGAAAAGTTTACACCTCTTTATTATGATAATGACTAaacctgaaaatgaaaattttcgGACACAAATTAGGAGCACTTGGGCGTCACAGAGGGCGCTCCAAAGCACGGGTGTTGACTATGCTTTTGTTGTTGGAAATAGTAGTAATGCACTTCAAAGTTATATAGTGGATGAGGCTATGAAGTATTTGGACATCATATCTGGAGATTTTGAAGACACCTTCCACAATCAAACACTTAAGACAGTTTTTGCTCTGCAGTGGGCTTCCAAATTCTGCAATAACACTAACTATCTGTTGAAAACAGGAGACGATATGTTTATTAATGTAGCAAAAATCATGAGTTTTCTAGGAAATGGACTCATGGAGGCAAATGGGCTTGTACTTGGTAATGTTTTGCGAAACACTGTCCCAATCAGAAATCCAACCAATATATACTACACATCCATTGAGATTTATCCAAACAATACTTATCCAGAATACCCATCGGGAGCTGcgtatatgatgtcatcagatgTTGTACGCAAGGTATACGATGCATCATCAAACATTCCGTTGTTTCCATGGGAAGATGTGTACATTGGCCTCGTTCTGAGAAACCTCTCAATACAGACTCGACAGCAATCGAATTTCCTATTACAACCAGTGACTAAGATTCCAGATGTGTGTTATATGAGAAACCTGTTTAATTGGAACGTACTGACACCAATAGACATGAAGAACAGTTTCATTCAACTCCAAAACAGTGGAAATGTTAGCTGCTTTGAAAATGATACGGTTATCAATAATCCACTCCTTGTGCAAACTTGA
- the LOC144439979 gene encoding lactosylceramide 1,3-N-acetyl-beta-D-glucosaminyltransferase B-like, with product MTKPENENFRTQIRSTWASRRALQSLGVDYAFVVGNSSNALQSYIVDEAMKYLDMIFGDFEDTFHNQTLKTVFALQWASKICNNINYLLKTGDDMFIMSFLGNGLMEANGLVLGNVLQNTVPIRNPANIYYTSIEIYPNNTYPEYPSGAAYIMSSDVSYYNQ from the coding sequence ATGACTAaacctgaaaatgaaaattttcgGACACAAATTAGGAGCACTTGGGCGTCACGGAGGGCGCTCCAAAGCCTGGGTGTTGACTATGCTTTTGTTGTTGGAAATAGTAGTAATGCACTTCAAAGTTATATAGTGGATGAGGCTATGAAGTATTTGGACATGATATTTGGAGATTTTGAAGACACCTTCCACAATCAAACACTTAAGACAGTTTTTGCTCTGCAGTGGGCTTCCAAAATCTGCAATAACATAAACTATCTGTTGAAAACAGGAGACGATATGTTTATTATGAGTTTTCTAGGAAATGGACTCATGGAGGCAAATGGGCTTGTACTTGGTAATGTTTTGCAAAACACTGTCCCTATAAGAAATCCAGCCAATATATACTACACATCCATTGAGATTTATCCAAACAATACTTATCCAGAATACCCATCGGGAGCTGCGTATATCATGTCATCAGATGTTTCCTATTACAACCAGTGA
- the LOC144439980 gene encoding beta-1,3-galactosyltransferase 1-like: MDNIQNYMCLRLSKIRLVVLIILVISVCCTLFSLSTLMTKWLKNPVFLRNGLSTPRKYTPMGTPMSSTRYRDARVEIRIDTQTTGHGMQTRPYNISLVKDCPHDKLSTFWTVFKNHTCQDNISDDILYEQGNTTLRNGSLNNFSNTYLVHNSNICNDGLATETSKGELLLLMVTPTILGKSEVRQTIRETRGTVKELSGYRIVQLFIIGISSSDSVISLEKVRNEYDRFGDILFVDMKDTYRNLVNKTILIMHWAALYCSNAKYVMKVDDDVYVNMVNLVHMLESSPRNRYVVSVVHGHIVPIRTKKSKFYVSEEDWPEKLYPPYPSGPAYVMSYDVTRDIYLHALNTPLFVWEDVYVGVVLKKIGIKLTSNTGFDSLAPKRRLCELQKLITSHSCDAAKLYNTWNALSKYEDFLACGNTNKNMPNGSLYVNKGQGNWTW, from the coding sequence ATGGATAATATCCAGAACTATATGTGTCTAAGACTATCGAAGATCAGACTGGTCGTGCTTATCATCCTCGTCATTTCTGTGTGTTGTACCTTATTTTCACTATCCACATTAATGACGAAATGGCTAAAGAACCCCGTATTTCTTCGAAATGGTTTAAGCACACCAAGGAAGTATACCCCTATGGGTACACCAATGTCATCAACGAGATATAGAGATGCCAGAGTTGAGATAAGAATCGATACACAAACAACCGGACATGGAATGCAAACACGGCCTTACAACATAAGCCTCGTCAAAGATTGTCCTCATGACAAACTTTCCACATTTTGGACAGTCTTTAAAAATCACACATGTCAGGACAATATTTCAGACGACATTTTATATGAACAAGGTAACACGACTCTCCGAAATGGAAGTCTTAACAATTTTTCGAACACTTACTTGGTACATAATTCCAATATATGTAACGATGGTTTAGCCACAGAGACATCTAAAGGTGAGTTACTGCTGCTGATGGTAACGCCTACAATATTAGGTAAGTCCGAGGTGAGACAAACCATTCGTGAGACTAGAGGTACGGTCAAGGAATTATCAGGATACCGTATTGTGCAACTATTCATTATTGGGATTTCAAGCTCTGATTCTGTAATATCTCTGGAAAAAGTAAGAAATGAATATGATCGGTTTGGTGACATCCTGTTTGTTGATATGAAAGATACATATCGGAATCTGGTCAATAAGACAATTCTGATAATGCATTGGGCTGCTTTATATTGCTCCAATGCCAAATATGTGATGAAGGTTGATGACGATGTTTATGTTAATATGGTCAACCTCGTTCACATGCTCGAGTCTTCTCCAAGAAATAGATATGTCGTTTCTGTGGTCCATGGACATATAGTACCCATACGAACAAAGAAGAGTAAGTTTTACGTAAGCGAAGAAGATTGGCCAGAGAAATTGTACCCTCCCTATCCCAGTGGTCCTGCCTATGTGATGTCATATGACGTCACAAGAGACATTTACTTACATGCCTTAAACACACCATTGTTTGTATGGGAAGATGTGTATGTCGGAGTTGTGTTGAAGAAAATCGGCATTAAACTAACCAGCAACACTGGATTTGATAGCTTAGCACCGAAACGAAGGCTGTGTGAATTACAGAAATTAATAACTTCTCATAGTTGTGATGCTGCTAAACTGTATAACACTTGGAATGCCTTGTCAAAATACGAGGATTTCTTAGCTTGTGGAAATACCAACAAAAATATGCCGAATGGGAGTCTTTATGTCAATAAAGGGCAAGGTAATTGGACTTGGTAA
- the LOC144439981 gene encoding uncharacterized protein LOC144439981 — protein MSKASNALHRKSIRETWGKQHSGNVRIETVFFIGDNSTDLKIRTNILTEDDVYHDVIMMNLNDDDKYSAVKILAALKWVEKCRNAAYVMKVQDNTYVNIENVIALIQNAPYTDFYAGDVRIEKRIERSNRLRHFFPVDFWSHYWLPPYCSGSVYILSGDVVKKVNEISQDILVLIWDDVFMGIILNQLHISPFPLLYADTDNVQVYTSRCAILNTLVTTALSPYTMYDYQTAKQNISSPNGTKCQHFQKYNHTNLSVTDVYSDPVSNKVYNMKNSVISAPSSCQNGVDPIQLIILVFTHPVNYRNRMVARLAWKRSRPFSDRQIVVKFVMGRSEDKNINEVIDKESILYNDVIKVDLIDKLENEPLKHLLAFKWTAHYCPSYFVMKILDNVFISSGNLVDYLSSITTKSEFVACPKVIKGSKPIREKGNTWYVSEEEWQSENYPPYCANAMFIMSMDVTKSVVEHLSGNQLFRFTDIQLGDIHEKIGITPIEDEKLSHHQLRANKIDTLLDDFCTSSLSQSVFTNFNDIVREGILKVFLADSHPNCTKKISESATYRNHVSFPRTVGTHSGSTKFQYILNTPDRCLRHRKSLHLFIMIMTKPENENFRTQIRSTWASQTALQSLGVDY, from the coding sequence ATGTCGAAAGCCAGTAATGCTCTCCATAGGAAATCGATTCGTGAAACTTGGGGAAAACAGCACAGTGGCAATGTCAGGATAGAGACAGTGTTTTTCATTGGTGACAATTCCACAGATTTGAAAATACgaacaaatattttgactgaAGATGATGTCTATCATGACGTCATAATGATGAATCTTAATGACGATGATAAATATTCTGCGGTGAAAATTTTAGCTGCTTTAAAATGGGTGGAGAAGTGTAGGAACGCAGCATACGTTATGAAGGTTCAAGATAATACATATGTGAATATTGAAAATGTGATCGCGCTTATCCAAAATGCACCATATACAGATTTCTATGCTGGTGATGTTCGAATAGAGAAGCGAATCGAACGAAGTAACAGACTACGTCACTTTTTCCCGGTAGACTTCTGGTCACATTACTGGCTGCCGCCATATTGTTCAGGTTCCGTCTACATTTTGTCTGGTGATGTGGTGAAAAAGGTGAATGAGATATCGCAGGATATTCTCGTTCTTATTTGGGATGACGTGTTTATGGGTATTATTCTTAATCAGCTTCACATATCTCCTTTCCCATTACTTTACGCTGACACCGATAATGTACAGGTATATACCAGTCGATGTGCTATACTGAATACTCTGGTAACCACTGCACTCTCACCATACACGATGTATGACTATCAAACGGCAAAACAAAATATCTCAAGTCCAAATGgtacaaaatgtcaacatttccAGAAATATAACCATACGAACTTATCTGTTACAGATGTATATAGTGATCCTGTAAGCAACAAAGtgtacaatatgaaaaacaGTGTCATAAGTGCACCTTCAAGTTGTCAAAATGGTGTTGATCCTATACAGCTCATTATACTTGTATTTACACACCCTGTAAACTACAGAAACCGAATGGTAGCACGTCTGGCATGGAAACGAAGTCGACCATTCTCTGACCGACAAATTGTTGTCAAATTTGTGATGGGTCGTTCTGAAGACAAGAATATAAATGAAGTAATAGACAAAGAAAGCATCCtgtacaatgacgtcattaaagTTGACCTAATTGACAAACTTGAAAATGAACCGCTTAAACATCTTTTAGCATTTAAGTGGACGGCACATTATTGCCCATcatattttgtgatgaaaatcCTTGATAATGTATTTATAAGTTCAGGAAATTTAGTAGATTATTTGTCATCAATCACGACCAAATCAGAATTTGTGGCCTGCCCCAAAGTTATCAAGGGTTCAAAACCTATCAGAGAAAAGGGTAACACGTGGTACGTGTCCGAAGAAGAGTGGCAGAGTGAGAATTACCCACCGTATTGTGCAAATGCGATGTTCATCATGTCAATGGATGTTACTAAGTCGGTTGTTGAACATTTGTCAGGAAACCAACTATTTCGATTTACCGATATCCAACTTGGTGATATTCATGAAAAGATTGGAATAACTCCAATTGAGGATGAAAAACTCTCACATCATCAGCTACGAGCAAATAAAATTGACACGTTATTAGATGATTTTTGTACTTCCTCTCTCTCACAATCTGTGTTTACTAACTTCAATGATATTGTTCGAGAAGGCATATTGAAAGTGTTCCTTGCTGATAGTCATCCAAATTGCACTAAAAAAATCAGCGAATCGGCAACATATCGTAATCATGTTTCATTTCCAAGAACGGTTGGAACACATAGTGGTTCCactaaatttcaatatattttaaacACACCAGATCGTTGCCTACGTCACAGGAAAAGTTTACACCTCTTTATTATGATAATGACTAaaccagaaaatgaaaattttcgGACACAAATTAGGAGCACTTGGGCGTCACAGACGGCGCTCCAAAGCCTGGGTGTTGACTATTGA